In the Streptomyces cinnamoneus genome, AACTTCCGCAGGAAGGGGACCGCCGTGACCACGAGGACCAGCACCGCGGCCGTCAGCAGGCCGCCGATCACCGTGCGGGACGGCGGCAGCGCCGAGGACGTGCGCTCGGTGCCGGTGATGTAGCCGAAGGTCAGCAGCAGGATGATGTGGCTGGCCAGACCGAACAGCTGGGACGCTCCCACGCTGGCCACCGCGAGGCCGGGCCGCAGGCCCGAGCGCTGGAGGAAGCGCGTGTTGAGGGCCACGCCGCCAACCGCCGCCGGGGCGACCAGCTTCACGAACGAGCCGGCGACCTGCGCGAGCAGCGTCCGGCCGAACGGCACCTTCTCGGGCACGAAGCCCAGCAGGCTCATCGCCGCCGCCACGTAGGTCAGCGCGGAGAAGCCGGCCGCGGCGGCCACCCATCCCCAGTTGGCGTGGGCGACGAGGTCGCCCAGTCTGACGTGGGCGAGCTGCGACAGCAGGACGTAGGCGGCGATGGCGCCCGCCAGGGAGCTGATCAGCGTCCGGGGCCTGATGCGTTCCAGGCGGACGGGCTCTATCGGAGCCTGCGGGCGGATCAGCAACACCTGCCGGCGGATCTGGGCGAGCAGGTCCTCCTCGCGGGCCTCCTCGGCGGCCACGTCGAGGGCCTGCTTCTCCGCCTTCCGCTCGGCCTTGATCGCCCTGCGGTCGCCCTTGGCGTCCTCGGGCCCGGCCTCGGCGCGCTCGCGCGCCTTCTGCTCGCGGTCGACGCGGGACGACTCCAGGACCGCCTCGCGCTCCTGCTCCGCCCGCTCGCGGGCGATCTGGCGCAGCGTGGCCCGGCTGGCCCGGGAGAGAGCGATGGGCTGGAGCAGCGGCAGGCTGTCGGCGACCGCCTCGGGGCCGAGGACGGCGACGGCGGAGGCCACGGCGCGCTCGGCGCCGACCCGCAGGCCCAGCGTCGTCAGCAGCTGGGCCACGTCCATCCGCAGCACCAGGTCTCCGGCGGCGATCTCGCCGCCGCGCAGATCGGTCAGGACGACGTTGCCGGAACGATCCACCAGGAGCGCGTCACCGTCCAGCCGGCGGTGGGCGATCCGGCGGGACTGCAGGGCGTGCACCTGGCGCCAGGCGCCCGCCGTCAGCTCGTCGGTGATCTCCTCGGTGGGCGTGGCGTCGAGGGTGCGGCCGCCGATGTGCTCGTAGACGAGCATCACGGCGTCCGGGCCCAGCTCGGAGGTGGCGATGAGCTTGGGCGCGTTGGCGCCGGCGGCGATGGCCGCGTAGGCCAGCAGCGCCTCCTGCTCCAGGGCCTGGCGCAGGGACACCAGACTGCGGCGCTGGATGATGCCGCGCAGGGCGAGCCGCTGCCAGACGCGGTAGAAGAAGCCCTGCGCCTGCTGCTCGCGGTCGACGACCGTGACGTCCAGGGGCGGGCCGTCCTCCAGGGTGACCATGTAGCGCCGGCCGCGGTCGGGGTGGCTGGAGGGCTCGGTCTCGGCGTCCTCGATGCGCAGGGCGGTCACCGGCTTGAAGCCGACGCGCCGCAGCCCGGCCAGCAGGTGCTGGCCGGTGGGGCGGACGTTGGGGGAGCCGACGGCGTAGAGCGTGCCGTAGGCGACGGTCCAGCCGATCAGCACGGTGGTCACGATCGAGAACGGCGTGGTGTAGCCGTTGACGAGCACCGCGAAGGCGTCCAGGAGGAGGACCGCCCACATGGCCACGCGCCAGCGGGGCCGGCGGGACATGCCGACCGCCGTCATGTAGGCGATCACCGGGGCCAGATAGCCGTGCACCGGGTCGGTGAAGCCGCCGGTGGGGGAGGCCTGGGTGAGCGCGGCGCGGATCGACGCGGGGGCGGCCTCGGCGACCCACAGGTCGGTGGCCAGGGAGACCCCGTGCGCGAGGACGGCGGCCAGGACGCCGTCGGCGATGCGCAGGCCGTCCCGTTTGATGAGCCGTTCGATGGCGAACGCCACGGGGACGATGAAGATCGCGACGTTGGCCGCGAGCCCGGCGAAGTTCGCCAGCAGCTGCGGTGCCCGCCCGGTGCTCTCGCGGATGTCCGTCGCCAGGCCCGTGGTGGTGCCGTGGGCGAAGGCCGCGAGGGCGAGCACGAGGGCGATGCCGACGATGCCCAGGAAGAGCCGCACCAGGTCGGCGGGGCGGTGGACGCGGGCGGGGAGCAGCGGCTCGTCGCCGGAAACCTTGTCGACCGTGACCTCGCCGTCCTCGCACCGGTAGCCCGCGGGTGCCTCCGCCTCCCCGGGCCGGCCGGGGTCCGGGTGGCCGTGGCAGGGCAGCACCCCGGGAGCGCCCTCCTCCTCCGGAGGCTGTGCGCCCTGCTGCTCGTCAGTCTCGTCTTGGTCTCGTATCACCAGTCACCGCCCGGAAGATGGTGGCATGGCCCGGCCGGGCAAGGGGTTATCAGGGTGCATTTCGGGGGGCGCGGACTCCGGATCGTACGCCCTGTACTGCGGAGACGCACTCTGGGTGATCTTGTGGAATGTCTTATTCCGATCGGCTGGGGCCGGTTGTCGGCGGCCTGCGGCAGTATGGACCGGGTGAACGAGCTTCCGGAGTACGCCGAGCGAGTGCTGGCCGTCGCCGAGCTGATCCCGCCGGGGCGCGTGATGACGTACGGGGACGTCGCCGAGTGGCTCGGCGAGGGAGGACCCCGCCAGGTCGGCCGGGTCATGGCGCTCTACGGCGGGACCGTCGCCTGGTGGCGCGTGGTCCGCGCGGACGGCGTCCTGCTGCCCGGCCACGAGCTGCGCGCCCTCGGCCACTACCGCGCGGAGGGCACACCGCTGCGCGAGCGGGGCACCGCCGGCGAGGGGGCCGACGGCCACATGCCGCGGCTCGCGATGGCACGGGCCCGCTGGGACGGCGCCGGCGCGCCGGATGTGACTCCGCACACCTGACGCCGCACCCGCCGCCCCGCTCCCGGCCCAGTGCCCCCAAGGGGTAACCCGAAGGTGTGAGGCCGCACGGCGGCGAGGGGAACACCCCGGACGCTCTGCGTCCCACCCGTCCCCTGGCGTAGCGTCGGGGACCGGCCTTCGCACGGCCCCTCCTGTCAGCACCACACCCCGCACCTCCACCAGGACCGGCCATCCACGTGAGTTCCTCCCCGTCTCCCCGCCCGGCGCGGCAGCCCGCGGGCGCGTACCGCCTGGTGCGCACCCGGCCGGAGCGCGTGGCTCCTCCTGAGCTGGACGCACACCAGCGTGCCGTGGTTGAGCACGCTCACGGGCCGCTGCTGGTGCTCGCCGGGCCGGGTACGGGCAAGACGACGACGCTCGTCGAGGCCGTGGTGGAGCGGGTGCGGCGCGGCACCGACCCGCAGCGGATCCTCGTCCTGACCTTCAGCCGCAAGGCGGCCGTCGAGCTGCGCGACCGCATGGCCGCCCGCCTCGGCGCCCACGGGCCGCAGGCGACCACCTTCCACTCCTACTGCTACGCCCTGGTGCGCGCCCACCAGGGCGATGAGGACGGCGCCCCGTTCTCGGAGCCGGTCCGCCTGCTGTCCGGTCCCGAACAGGACGTCATGGTCCGCGAGCTGCTGGCCGGGGAGACCGAGCTGGGCCGCGTCGACTGGCCCGGCGAGCTGCGCGCCTGCCTGACCACGCGCGGCTTCGCCGACGAGGTGCGGGCCGTCCTCGCCCGCAGCCGCGAGCTGGGCCTGGGCCCGGCCGAGCTGGGCCGCTTCGCCGGCCTGACCGGCCGGCCGGACTGGCGGGCCGCCGCGTCCTTCCTGGCCGACTACCTCGACGTGCTCGACATGCGCGGCGTGCTCGACTACGCCGAGCTGGTCCACCGCGCGGTGCTGCTCGCGGAGAGCCCCGGGGCCGGCGCGGAGCCGGGCCGGCGCTACGACGCGATCTTCGTGGACGAGTACCAGGACACCGACGTGGCCCAGGTGCGGCTGCTGCGGGCCCTGGCGGGCACGGGCGGGCGGACTCTCGTGGCCTTCGGCGACCCCGACCAGTCGATCTACGCCTTCCGGGGCGCCGACGTGGGCGGCATCCTGGACTTCCCGCACGTCTTCCGCCAGGCCGACGGCTCGCCCGCGCCGGTGCGGGTGCTGACCGTCTCGCGCCGCTCCGGGGCGGACCTGCTCGCCGCCACCCGGCTGCTCACCCGCCGCATGCCGCTCACCCGGCTGCCCGCCGACGCGGTGCGCGCCCACCGGGACCTCGCGGCCGTACGGGAGGGCGGCCGCGTCGAGGCGTACACCTACCCGACCGCCGGTGCCGAGGTCGACAACATCGCCGACGTCCTGCGCCGCGCGCACCTGGAGGACGGCGTCCCCTGGCGCGAGATGGCCGTCCTCGTCCGCGCGGGCTCCCGCTCGATACCGGGCCTGCGCCGCGCGCTGACCTCCGCCGGCGTCCCCGTCGAGGTCGACGGCGACGACGTGCCGCTGCGGCACGAGCCGGCGGTCGCCCCCCTGCTCACCGCGCTGCGGGTGGTGGCGGAGGCGGCGGACCGGCCGGCCGCCGGGACACCGGCGCAGGACCCGGACCCCGCCAGGGGGCCGGAGCGCCCCTGGCTGGACGCCGAGACCGCGCTCGCCCTGCTCACCTCGCCCCTGGGCGGCATGGACGCCACCGACCTGCGCAGGCTCGGCCGTGCCCTGCGCGAGGAGGAACGGGCCGCGGGCGCCCCCGCCCCGAGGCCCTCGGACGTCCTCATCGCCGAGGCCCTCGCCGAACCGGCGCGGCTCGCCGCCCACGACCCGGCGTACGCCCGGGGCGCCCAGCGCCTGGGCGCGCTTCTGCTCGGCGCCCGCGAACTCCTCGAGAACGGCGGCACCACCGAGGACGCCCTCTGGGCGCTGTGGGACGGCACCCCCTGGCCCACCCGCCTCCAGCGCGCGGCCCACCGCGGCGGCGCCGCCGGCCGCAACGCCGACCGGGACCTCGACGCCGTGTGCGCCCTCTTCGAGACCGCCGCCCGCGCCGAGGAGCGCACCGGCGGCCACGGTGCCCTGAACTTCCTGGACGAGCTCCAGGCCCAGGACATCGCCGCCGACACCCTCACCCGCCGGGCCGTGCGCCCGGACGCCGTACGGCTCATGACCGCCCACCGCTCCAAGGGGCTCCAGTGGCGGCTGGTCGTGGTGGCGGGCGTCCAGGAGGGCCTCTGGCCCGACCTGCGCCGCCGCGGCTCGCTCCTGGAGGCCGACCGCATCGGGCGCGACGGACTGGCCGAGCCCCTCAGCCCCGGTGCCCTCCTCGCCGAGGAGCGCCGGCTGTTCTACGTGGCCGCCACGCGCGCGTGCGAGCGGCTGGTCGTCACCGCCGTCAAGGCCGCCGCTGAGGACGGTGACCAGCCCTCCCGCTTCCTGGCCGAGCTGGGCGCCGAGCCCGTCGACATCACCCAGCGGCCCCGCCGCCCCCTCGCCGTCGCCCCGCTCGTGGCCGAGCTGCGCGCCACGACCGTCGACCCCGGCGCCTCGGAGGCCCTGCGCGCCGCCGCCGCCGAGCGGCTCGCCCGGCTGGCGGCGCTGCGCGACGAGGAGGACCAGCCGCTCGTCCCCGCGGCACACCCCTACCGCTGGTGGGGCCTCGACGAGGCCACCCACAGCGAGGCGCCGCTGCGGGACCCCGGCCGGCCCCTCGCCCTCTCCGGCTCCGCCCTCGGCCAGCTCACCGACACCTGCTCCCTCCAGTGGTTCCTGGGACGCGAGGTGAAGGCCGACGCCCCGGCCACCGCCGCCCAGGGCTTCGGCAACGTCGTGCACGTCCTCGCCGACGAGGTCGCCTCCGGCCGCACCCCCGCCGACCTCGCCGTCCTGATGGAGCGGCTGGAGTCGGTGTGGGACGCGCTCGCCTTCGACGCCCCCTGGAAGTCGCTGCAGGAGAAGGAGAACGCCCGCGCCGCCCTGGAGCGCTTCCTGCGCTGGCACGTGATGGACCGCGGCGGCCGCAGTGCCGTGGCGACCGAGCACCCCTTCGACGTCACCCTCAAGGCCGAGCAGTACCTCGTCCGCATCCGCGGCTCCATGGACCGCGTCGAACGCGACGACCAGGGCCGCGCCTACGTCGTCGACTTCAAGACCGGCAAGGGCGCGGTGTCCGCCAGGGACGTCGAACGCCACCCCCAGCTGGCCGTCTACCAGCTCGCGGTGCGGGAGGGCGCCGTGGACGACGTCTTCGGCGGCGAGCGGCCCCCCGCGGGCGGCGCCGAACTCGTCCAGCTGCGCCAGGGCGCGGCCAAGAAGGAGGGCGGGGACGCCCTGCCCAAGATCCAGGCGCAACGGCCGCCGGACGGGGGCGCGGAGGGCGACTGGATCGGCGGGCTGCTCGCCGAGGCCGCGGGCCGGGTGCTCGAGGAACGGTTCGCGCCCCGCCCCGGCCAGCACTGCGCGCACTGCTCCTTCCGCGCCTCCTGCACGGCCCGGCCCGAGGGCCGGCAGATCGTGGAGTGAGGTGTCAGTGGCCCCCGTTAGCGTGTGTGGTGTGACCCCGCGCCTGACCGACCCCGAGCAGCTCAAGGAGCTGCTCGGCATCCCGTTCACCCCGGAGCAGACGGCCTGCATCACCGCGCCGCTCGCCCCGCAGGTCATCGTGGCCGGAGCCGGCTCGGGCAAGACCACCGTCATGGCCGCCCGCGTCGTCTGGCTGGTCGGCACGGGACAGGTCGCGCCCGAGCAGGTCCTCGGCCTGACCTTCACCAACAAGGCCGCCGGCGAGCTGTCCGAGCGCGTCCGCAAGGCGCTCGGCCAGGCCGGGGTCCTGCCGGACGAGCCGTCCGACGGCGGTTTCGGGGAGGAGACCGCCGGCGAGCCGCAGATCTCGACGTACCACGCCTTCGCCGGGCGCCTGCTGAAGGACCACGGCCTGCGCATCGGCCTGGAGCCCACCGCCCGGCTGCTCGCCGACGCCACCCGCTTCCAGCTGGCCGCCCGCGTCCTGCGCGCCTCCCCGGGCCCGCACCCCGCGCTGACCCGCTCCTTCGCCGACCTCGTCGCCGACCTCCTCGCCCTGGACGGCGAGCTGGCCGAGCACCTGGTCCCGCCCGCCCGGCTGCGGGCGTACGACCACGGCCTGCTGGCGGCGCTGGAGGACGTCAGGCTCACCAACGACGACCTGCGCAAGGTGCCCGCCACCGCCCGCGCCCGCACGGAACTGCTCGGCCTGGTCGAGGAGTACCGGCGGGAGAAGCGCGGCCGCGACCTCCTCGACTTCGGCGACCAGATCGCCCACTGCGCGGAGCTGGCCGGCCGCCCGGAGGTGGGCCGCCTCCTGCGGGAGGAGTTCAAGGTCGTCCTCCTCGACGAGTACCAGGACACCTCCGTCGCCCAACGGCTCCTGCTCTCCGGCCTGTTCGGCGGGGGCACGGGGCACGCGGTGACCGCCGTCGGCGACCCCTGCCAGGCCATCTACGGCTGGCGCGGCGCCTCCGTGGCCAACCTGGACGACTTCCCGCACCACTTCCCCCACGCCGACGGCCGTCCCGCCCGGCGCCACTCCCTCAGCGAGAACCGCCGCAGCGGCGGCCGCCTGCTCGACCTCGCCAACGCCCTGGCGGCGCCCCTGCGCGCGCGCCACGAGGGCGTCGAGGCGCTGCGGCCCGCACCCGGCGCCGAGCGCGACGGCGTGGTGCGCTGCGCCCTGCTGCCCACCCACGCCGAGGAGCTCGACTGGCTCGCCGACTCCCTCGCACACCTCGTGCGCACCGGCACCCGGCCCGGCGACATCGCGGTGCTGTGCCGGACCGCGGGCGACTTCGCCCAGATCCAGGGCGCCCTGGTGGAGCGGGACATCCCGGTCGAGGTCGTGGGCCTGTCCGGGCTGCTGCACCTGCCGGAGATCGCCGACCTCGTCGCCGTCTGCGAGGTCCTCCAGGACCCCACGGCCAACGCCGCCCTCGTCCGGCTCCTCATCGGCCCCCGCTGGCGCGTCGGCCCCCGCGACCTGGCGCTCCTCGGCCGCCGCGCCCGCACCCTCGTGCCCTACGGGCCCACGGGCGCCGACCCCGGGCGGCGCCTCGCCGAAGCGGTCGAGGGCGTGGACCCGGCCGAGGTCGTCTCGCTGGCCGACGCGCTGGACACCTTCCTCACCACCGAGCAGCCCGACGACGGCCTACCGTTCTCGCCCGAGGCCCGCGTCCGCTTCGCCCGCCTCGCCGCCGAGCTGCGCGACCTGCGCCGCAGCCTGGCCGATCCGCTGATGGACGTCCTGCACCGCGTCCTCGCCACCACGGGCCTCGAAGTCGAGCTGTCCGCCTCCCCGCACGCCCTGGCCGCGCGCCGCCGGGAGACCCTCACCCAGTTCCTCGACGTCGCCGCGGGCTTCGCGGCCCTGGACGGCGAGGCCACGCTGCCGGCCTTCCTGGGCTTCCTGCGCACGGCCGCGCAGTACGAGAAGGGCCTGGACAGCTCGCTGCCGGGCGGCGAGGACACCGTCAAGATCCTCACCGCGCACAAGTCCAAGGGCCTGGAGTGGGATGTCGTGGCCGTCCCCGGCCTCGTCGCCAAGTCCTTCCCCAGCGAGCAGTCCCGGGACGCCTGGACGGCCCAGCCGAAGGTCCTCCCACACGCCCTGCGCGGCGACGCCGACACCCTTCCCGACGTGACCGCCTGGGACAGCAAGGGCCTCGTCGCCTTCAAGACGGCCATGAAGGCCCACCAGCACACCGAGGAACTGCGCCTCGGCTACGTCACCTTCACCCGCCCCCGCTCCCTCCTGCTCGGCTCCGGCCACTGGTGGGGCCCGAACCAGAAGAAGCCCCGCGGCCCCTCCGCCTTCCTCGACGCGCTGCGCCTGCACTGCGAGGCGGGCCACGGCGAGATCGAGGTCTGGGCCGACGCCCCGGAGGAGGGCGTGCAGAACCCCGCCCTGCGCGAGGCCGCCACGGACCACTCCTGGCCCCTGCCCCTGGACCCGGACTCCCTGGCGCGCCGCCGCCGGGCGGCGGACGCGGTGCTGGCCCACCTGGAGCGCGCCCGCACGCGGCAGGAGGAGCCGGACGACCGGACGGCCCCGGCCCACGACCCGGACTGGCCCCCGCCGCCGGAGGACGAGGAGCACCACGGAACGTACGAGGAGGGCGCCGCCGCGTACGAGGACGAGCCGGACGCCTACGGGGACGAGCCCGTCGACTGGGACGAACTCCTGGAGGAACGCCCGGAGCGCACCGTCCCCACCGGCCCGGGCGACGATCCGCGGTCGCCTTCCGTGACCGGGACCGCGACCGCGACCGAAGCCGAGGCCGGCCCGCCCGCCGAGCGGCTGCTCCCCGAGGAGCTGCGCACCGTGGCCTCCTGGGACCGCGACCTCGACGCCCTCGCCGGCGAGCTGAGGCGCGCCCGCGCGCAGGTGCGCGACGTCCTCCTGCCGCCCACGCTGACCGCCTCCCAGCTGATCCGGCTGGCCGCCGACCCGGACGCCTTCGCCCGCGACCTCGCCCGGCCCATGCCGCGCAGGCCGCAGCCGGCCGCGCGCCGCGGCACCCGCTTCCACGCCTGGGTGGAGTCCCGCTTCGAGGCCCTGCCGCTCCCGTTGCCGGGCCCCGACCCGCTGCCGGGCGCCGAGGAGGACGAGCCGGAGATCGCCGACGAGCGGGACCTCGCCGCCCTCAAGGAGGCCTTCGAGCGCACGCCCTACGCCCACCGCACCCCGCACCGCGTCGAGGTGCCGTTCCAGCTCACCCTCGCGGGCCGAGTGGTCCGCGGCCGGATTGACGCGGTCTACCGCGAGGCGGGGCCCGGGGCCGGCGCGGGGGACCGGTACGAGATCGTCGACTGGAAGACCCAGCGCGACCACGACGCCGACCCCCTCCAGCTGGCGGTCTACCGCCTCGCCTGGGCCGAACTGCACGGCCTGCCGCTGTCCTCCGTGACCGCCGCGTTCGTCTACGTACGCGACGGCGAGGTCGTCAGGCCGCCCGCGCTGCCCGGCCGTGCCGCGCTCGAAAAGATCCTTCTGGGGGAGGGAGAGTGAGGAAACCCGGTCATGGTCACGCCGTGTGTCCGGATAGGCTCGATGTCATGAGCGACACCCCGGACAACGTCGTCCGCGCGTACATCGACGAGCACCGCGCCGCATTCCTCGGCGACCTCGCCGACTGGCTGCGCATCCCCTCCGTGTCGGCCGACCCGGCCCGCGCGGGTGACGTGCGCCGGAGCGCGGACTGGCTGGCGGCGAAGCTCACGGAGACGGGCTTCCCCGTCGTCGAGGTCTGGGAGACGGGCGACGGCGCCGGCGCGCCCGCCGTGTTCGCGGAGTGGCCCTCCGGTGCGGACGGCGCCCCGACGGTCCTGGTCTACGGGCACCACGACGTGCAGCCCGCGGCCCGCGAGGACGGCTGGCACACGGACCCGTTCGAGCCCACGACCGTCGACGGCCGGCTGTACGCGCGCGGCGCCGCCGACGACAAGGGCCAGGTGTTCTTCCACACCCTCGGCGTCCGCGCCCACCTGGCCGCCACCGGCCGCACGGCCCCCGCCGTCAACCTCAAGCTGCTGATCGAGGGCGAGGAGGAGTCCGGCTCGCCGAACTTCCCCGCGCTCGTCCAGGCCCGCGCCGAGCGCCTCGCCTGCGACATGGTGATCGTCTCCGACACGGGCATGTGGGCCGAGGACACCCCGACCGTCTGCACCGGCATGCGCGGCCTCACCGACTGCCAGATCGATCTCTACGGGCCGGACCAGGACCTCCACTCCGGTTCCTTCGGGGGCGCGGTGCCGAACCCGGCCACCGAGGCTGCCCGCCTGGCCGCCGCCCTGCACGACGACGACCGCCGCGTCGCGATCCCGGGCTTCTACGACGGCGTGGTCGAGCTGACCGACGCCGAGCGCGAGCTGTTCGCCGAGCTGCCCTTCGACGAGAAGCGGTGGCTGCGCGCGGCCCACTCGCACGCCGCCCTCGGCGAGAGCGGCTTCAGTACCCTGGAGCGCGTCTGGGCCCGCCCCACCGCCGAGGTCAACGGCATCGGCGGCGGCTACCAGGGCCCGGGCGGCAAGACCATCGTGCCCTCGACCGCCCAGCTCAAGCTGTCCTTCCGGCTGGTCGCGGGCCAGGACACCGACCGCGTCCAGCAGTCCGTCCGCGCATGGGTGGCCGCGCGCCTGCCGGAGGGCATCCGGCACGAGGTCACGTTCTGGGGCGCCACCCGCCCCTGCCTGACCCCGCTCGACCACCCGGCCCTGCAGTCCGTCGTCCGGGCCATGGGCCGCGCCTTCGGGCAGAAGATCCGCTTCACGCGGGAGGGCGGCTCCGGGCCGGCCGCCGACCTTCAGGACGTGCTCGGCGTCCCCGTGCTGTTCCTCGGCATCTCGGTGCCGTCGGACGGCTGGCACGCCCCGAACGAGAAGGTCGAACTCGACCTCCTCATGAAGGGCGTCGAGACCGCCGCCCACCTGTGGGGCGACCTCGCGCAGAACGCACCCGCCCGCTGACCCGGGCGAGCACCATCATCATCCGTAGGGGGAGTTGGAAGCAGCCGTGACCACCTGGACCGATTTCGCAGCCGCCCGGCCGATCACGCTCAGTGGGGCGAGCGGCATCGACCGCGCCGCGCACCACCGCCTGGACGAGGCGTGGCTCTCCGCAGCCTGGAGCCACCCCTCGACGCGGGTCTTCGTGGTCTCCGGCGGCCAGGCACTGGTCGACGACACCCCTGACGGGCGCACCGAACTGGTGATGACGCCCGCCTTCGAGGCGCCCGTCACCGAGACCCACCGCTACTTCCTCGGCCAGGACGCGGACGGAGTGGCCTACTTCGCCCTCCAGAAGGACGCGCTGCCCGGCCGCATGGACCAGTCGGCGCGCCCGGCCGGGCTGCGCGAGGCGGGACTGCTGCTCTCCCCGCGTGACGCCGGCCTGCTCGTCCACGCCGTGGCCCTGGAGAACTGGCAGCGGCTGCACCGCTTCTGCTCGCGCTGCGGCGAGCGCACGGTCATCGCCGCGGCCGGCCACATCCGCCGCTGCCCGGCCTGCGGCGCCGAGCACTACCCCCGCACCGACCCGGCGGTGATCATGCTGGTGACCGACGAGCACGACCGTGCCCTGCTCGGCCGCCAGATGCACTGGCCCGAGGGCCGCTTCTCGACGCTTGCGGGCTTCGTGGAGCCGGGCGAGTCCATCGAGCAGGCCGTCCGGCGCGAGGTCGCCGAGGAGGCCGGCGTGGTGGTCGGCGACGTGGAGTACGTCGCCAGCCAGCCCTGGCCCTTCCCGTCCAGCCTGATGCTGGGCTTCATGGCGCGCGCCACGTCCTCGGACATCCAGGTGGACGGCGAGGAGATCCACGAGGCGCGCTGGTTCTCCCGCGCGGACCTGCGCGACGCGTTCGCGTCCGGGGAGGTCCTCCCGCCGACGGGCATCTCGATCGCGGCCCGTCTGATCGAGCTCTGGTACGGCGAGCCGCTGCCGTAGCGGGACGGCCCTTCGCGGGCCCGTCCCGGACATGAGGAAGCCCCCGCCGCGGCGGGGGCTCCTTGCCTCTGGCCCGGGGGCCCGGGGGCCCGGGGGCGCGGGGATCAGGCGCCGAGCGCCTGCTTCACCTGGGCCAGGCTGGGGTTGGTCATGATGACCTCCGCGCCGCCGCCCACGGGGACGACCCGGACGGTGGGAACGGTCTGGTTGCCGCCGTTGGCCTTCTCCACGAAGGCGGCCGAGTCGGCGTCGAGCTCGATGTTGATCTCGTTGTAGGTGATGCCCTCGCGGTCCATCTGGCTCTTCAGACGGCGGCAGTAGCCGCACCAGGTGGTGCTGTACATCGTCACGGCGCTCGACATGTGACCCGCGCTCCTTTTTCCTCGGTGGTGTCCGGCGGTGTTCCGGAGGGAGAACGCGCACCCGGGGCGGACCATTCCCCGGGGGGGTGTGAGGGCCACCATGCGCCCCTCCGGTATTAGTACGACCGCAGCGGCCCGCCTGTGGACGACATTCCCGGTCGCCCCCCTGAACCTGGCAGCATGGCGGGGTGACAGCAGCAACGCACTCCACGCTCTTCCCTCAGGTGCCGGCCTCCGCCGACGCGGTGCTCGACGGGCTCGACCCCGAGCAGCGCGAGGTGGCCACGGCCCTGAGCGGCCCGGTGTGCGTGCTGGCCGGCGCCGGGACGGGCAAGACCCGGGCGATCACCCACCGCATCGCCTACGGCGTGCGG is a window encoding:
- a CDS encoding MGMT family protein — translated: MDRVNELPEYAERVLAVAELIPPGRVMTYGDVAEWLGEGGPRQVGRVMALYGGTVAWWRVVRADGVLLPGHELRALGHYRAEGTPLRERGTAGEGADGHMPRLAMARARWDGAGAPDVTPHT
- a CDS encoding flippase-like domain-containing protein — its product is MIRDQDETDEQQGAQPPEEEGAPGVLPCHGHPDPGRPGEAEAPAGYRCEDGEVTVDKVSGDEPLLPARVHRPADLVRLFLGIVGIALVLALAAFAHGTTTGLATDIRESTGRAPQLLANFAGLAANVAIFIVPVAFAIERLIKRDGLRIADGVLAAVLAHGVSLATDLWVAEAAPASIRAALTQASPTGGFTDPVHGYLAPVIAYMTAVGMSRRPRWRVAMWAVLLLDAFAVLVNGYTTPFSIVTTVLIGWTVAYGTLYAVGSPNVRPTGQHLLAGLRRVGFKPVTALRIEDAETEPSSHPDRGRRYMVTLEDGPPLDVTVVDREQQAQGFFYRVWQRLALRGIIQRRSLVSLRQALEQEALLAYAAIAAGANAPKLIATSELGPDAVMLVYEHIGGRTLDATPTEEITDELTAGAWRQVHALQSRRIAHRRLDGDALLVDRSGNVVLTDLRGGEIAAGDLVLRMDVAQLLTTLGLRVGAERAVASAVAVLGPEAVADSLPLLQPIALSRASRATLRQIARERAEQEREAVLESSRVDREQKARERAEAGPEDAKGDRRAIKAERKAEKQALDVAAEEAREEDLLAQIRRQVLLIRPQAPIEPVRLERIRPRTLISSLAGAIAAYVLLSQLAHVRLGDLVAHANWGWVAAAAGFSALTYVAAAMSLLGFVPEKVPFGRTLLAQVAGSFVKLVAPAAVGGVALNTRFLQRSGLRPGLAVASVGASQLFGLASHIILLLTFGYITGTERTSSALPPSRTVIGGLLTAAVLVLVVTAVPFLRKFVSTRLRSLFAGVVPRMLDLLQRPKKVAGGVGGWLLLSAAFVMCLDTSIRAFGGELSYASVAVVFLAGNALGSAAPTPGGVGAVEGVLIGALTLAGLPAETAAPAVLLYRLMTFWLPVLPGWLCFNQLTRKGAI
- a CDS encoding ATP-dependent helicase, with amino-acid sequence MSSSPSPRPARQPAGAYRLVRTRPERVAPPELDAHQRAVVEHAHGPLLVLAGPGTGKTTTLVEAVVERVRRGTDPQRILVLTFSRKAAVELRDRMAARLGAHGPQATTFHSYCYALVRAHQGDEDGAPFSEPVRLLSGPEQDVMVRELLAGETELGRVDWPGELRACLTTRGFADEVRAVLARSRELGLGPAELGRFAGLTGRPDWRAAASFLADYLDVLDMRGVLDYAELVHRAVLLAESPGAGAEPGRRYDAIFVDEYQDTDVAQVRLLRALAGTGGRTLVAFGDPDQSIYAFRGADVGGILDFPHVFRQADGSPAPVRVLTVSRRSGADLLAATRLLTRRMPLTRLPADAVRAHRDLAAVREGGRVEAYTYPTAGAEVDNIADVLRRAHLEDGVPWREMAVLVRAGSRSIPGLRRALTSAGVPVEVDGDDVPLRHEPAVAPLLTALRVVAEAADRPAAGTPAQDPDPARGPERPWLDAETALALLTSPLGGMDATDLRRLGRALREEERAAGAPAPRPSDVLIAEALAEPARLAAHDPAYARGAQRLGALLLGARELLENGGTTEDALWALWDGTPWPTRLQRAAHRGGAAGRNADRDLDAVCALFETAARAEERTGGHGALNFLDELQAQDIAADTLTRRAVRPDAVRLMTAHRSKGLQWRLVVVAGVQEGLWPDLRRRGSLLEADRIGRDGLAEPLSPGALLAEERRLFYVAATRACERLVVTAVKAAAEDGDQPSRFLAELGAEPVDITQRPRRPLAVAPLVAELRATTVDPGASEALRAAAAERLARLAALRDEEDQPLVPAAHPYRWWGLDEATHSEAPLRDPGRPLALSGSALGQLTDTCSLQWFLGREVKADAPATAAQGFGNVVHVLADEVASGRTPADLAVLMERLESVWDALAFDAPWKSLQEKENARAALERFLRWHVMDRGGRSAVATEHPFDVTLKAEQYLVRIRGSMDRVERDDQGRAYVVDFKTGKGAVSARDVERHPQLAVYQLAVREGAVDDVFGGERPPAGGAELVQLRQGAAKKEGGDALPKIQAQRPPDGGAEGDWIGGLLAEAAGRVLEERFAPRPGQHCAHCSFRASCTARPEGRQIVE